In Bythopirellula goksoeyrii, a single window of DNA contains:
- a CDS encoding right-handed parallel beta-helix repeat-containing protein, with translation MTTQKSSVMLMLAVVAAVTLNTIAEAQHVSRGRPYAKITAQRGTIRGRVPGKIVIPPRQAPDINELPKRTEAEKLAAAKLREIRAPATSTSSQVLIDRNVTLSPNDVITKRLIFEGSKSTGVTLNLNGATLDGGKKGSVNYDKDMIEVRSEKVFRTRNGIRSHAWKRPENILVQGKGTIIGSIRVWGMGKNGEAADVKESSRRDATNSQHTQRARTNAPRNIVFDRITIIGVGRNPVYFAPGVTYSKLINSEVKGKSSRVGIYLDAESAYNTFENNYIHVETKEDNWGKIPGVTGRGWPQMAIDGSSRNTIHNNRFSSLSNGGIYLYRNCGEGGTIRLTPPENNTITNNTFYYKKYKGSKPAIYLGSRDYGRKESTFGHCNDDSGRPYGSSSSNKDYARHNIIKNNKLHKRMIVPLGGFGLVDARVEDMIVTKNKSANSPNETSGNTLYE, from the coding sequence ATGACTACGCAGAAATCTAGTGTGATGTTGATGTTGGCGGTTGTGGCTGCGGTTACGCTGAATACGATTGCCGAGGCGCAGCATGTCAGTCGCGGAAGGCCGTACGCTAAGATCACGGCGCAACGTGGCACGATTCGGGGGCGTGTGCCTGGCAAAATCGTGATTCCGCCTAGACAGGCACCGGATATCAACGAGCTTCCCAAGCGGACTGAAGCGGAGAAGCTTGCGGCGGCAAAATTGAGGGAAATACGAGCACCTGCAACTTCTACCTCATCTCAGGTGCTCATTGATCGAAACGTAACGTTAAGTCCCAATGATGTGATTACTAAGCGGCTTATATTTGAAGGAAGTAAATCGACGGGCGTAACCCTTAACCTCAATGGAGCAACCTTGGATGGCGGGAAAAAAGGTAGCGTCAATTATGACAAAGACATGATTGAGGTTCGCTCTGAAAAGGTGTTTCGCACTCGAAATGGAATCAGAAGTCATGCTTGGAAAAGACCAGAAAACATTCTTGTACAAGGAAAGGGCACAATTATCGGTTCCATCAGGGTGTGGGGCATGGGAAAGAATGGCGAGGCTGCAGATGTTAAAGAATCATCACGACGAGATGCTACTAATTCACAGCATACACAAAGAGCAAGAACGAATGCTCCCCGAAATATTGTCTTCGATCGAATTACAATTATCGGAGTGGGAAGAAACCCCGTCTATTTTGCGCCAGGCGTTACCTATTCGAAATTGATCAATTCAGAGGTGAAGGGGAAATCCAGTAGGGTTGGAATCTACTTGGACGCAGAGTCTGCATACAATACGTTTGAAAATAATTACATCCATGTCGAAACGAAGGAAGACAATTGGGGTAAGATCCCAGGTGTAACTGGCAGAGGCTGGCCTCAAATGGCGATTGATGGCTCAAGCAGGAATACCATTCATAACAATCGGTTTTCCAGCCTTAGCAATGGAGGGATTTACTTGTATCGCAATTGCGGTGAAGGAGGCACGATAAGGCTTACTCCTCCCGAAAATAATACAATTACCAATAATACTTTCTATTACAAAAAATACAAAGGAAGTAAACCAGCCATTTACCTGGGTTCTCGCGACTATGGACGCAAGGAAAGTACTTTTGGCCATTGCAATGATGATTCAGGCAGACCTTATGGCAGTAGCAGTTCCAACAAGGATTACGCTCGGCATAACATCATCAAGAACAATAAGCTTCACAAAAGGATGATCGTACCACTTGGCGGCTTCGGGCTTGTGGACGCAAGGGTCGAAGACATGATCGTTACCAAAAACAAATCAGCCAACTCTCCCAATGAGACAAGTGGTAATACACTTTACGAATAA